The Pontibacillus halophilus JSM 076056 = DSM 19796 genome includes a region encoding these proteins:
- a CDS encoding BCCT family transporter: protein MKHSVIDWPTFLFSVFVLVTLCTTLFLHPEGSKDWLTSAHEAVIADTGIFYLWIGFASLLFLIWVCTTPYGRIHLGQQGEGPAFSFFSWISMLFCAGIGSGIIYWGTIEWAYYYMDPPFRLPIHSIEAIEWSAAYGLFHAGPTAWAMYCLPALPIAYLYHVKGTSILKLSEACRPVLGNRVDGWIGKGINILFMIGILGASGTTLGISVPMIAAFVHEVFGVPHTYILDLCILAVCTTIFSISVYAGLDKGIQRLSNWNVYLALFLLLIVLVFGPTLFILKVSTNSVGLITEHMLRLNTWIDPIGHSGFPEQWTLFYWAWWIVYAPFIGMFIAKISKGRTIKQMIMGTLCFGTLGCWLFYSILGNYALSLQLNQEMGVTSILMQQDAPAAIADIFHTLPLGKVVLVLFALLSIIFLSTTYDTSSYMLAAVTQNIVNGEPARWNRLFWAFGLSLPATGLMFIGGLTALQSVTIIVAIPSMAMMVILAWSFIKLARTHK, encoded by the coding sequence ATGAAGCATTCCGTAATTGACTGGCCTACGTTTTTATTTTCTGTATTTGTCTTAGTGACGTTATGCACGACGCTCTTTCTCCATCCTGAAGGTTCAAAGGACTGGCTTACTTCTGCTCATGAGGCCGTCATTGCTGATACAGGAATCTTCTATCTTTGGATTGGCTTTGCTTCTCTCCTCTTTCTCATCTGGGTATGTACCACACCGTATGGAAGAATCCATCTTGGACAGCAAGGGGAAGGGCCTGCCTTTTCGTTTTTTAGTTGGATTTCCATGTTGTTCTGTGCAGGAATCGGGTCTGGCATTATTTATTGGGGAACGATTGAATGGGCTTACTACTATATGGATCCCCCCTTTAGACTTCCAATCCATTCCATCGAAGCCATTGAATGGAGCGCGGCATATGGTCTCTTTCATGCCGGTCCGACTGCATGGGCCATGTACTGCTTACCAGCTCTCCCAATTGCATACCTTTACCACGTGAAAGGAACTTCCATCTTAAAATTGAGCGAAGCCTGCCGCCCGGTACTTGGAAATCGTGTAGATGGATGGATAGGGAAAGGGATTAATATTTTGTTCATGATTGGAATTCTTGGCGCCTCTGGAACTACCCTTGGAATTAGTGTTCCAATGATTGCAGCCTTTGTGCATGAGGTATTTGGTGTACCGCACACCTACATACTTGATCTATGCATTTTAGCAGTATGTACGACAATCTTCTCCATTAGTGTCTATGCAGGATTGGATAAAGGGATTCAGCGGTTAAGCAATTGGAACGTCTACTTAGCCCTCTTCCTCTTATTGATTGTACTCGTATTTGGGCCAACATTATTCATCTTGAAAGTATCTACGAACAGCGTTGGGTTAATTACCGAGCACATGCTTCGATTAAACACATGGATTGACCCTATCGGCCATTCCGGATTCCCAGAGCAATGGACGTTATTCTATTGGGCCTGGTGGATTGTCTATGCGCCATTTATCGGTATGTTCATCGCTAAAATATCGAAAGGCCGAACGATTAAACAAATGATTATGGGGACCCTTTGTTTTGGTACGCTTGGATGCTGGCTCTTTTATTCCATCCTTGGAAACTACGCCTTATCCCTGCAATTAAATCAGGAAATGGGCGTCACATCGATTCTTATGCAGCAAGACGCCCCAGCTGCTATCGCAGACATCTTTCACACGTTACCACTCGGGAAAGTCGTACTCGTTCTCTTCGCATTGTTATCAATCATCTTTCTTTCGACCACTTACGACACCTCTTCTTACATGCTCGCAGCTGTCACTCAGAACATAGTGAACGGAGAGCCAGCTCGTTGGAACCGATTGTTCTGGGCATTTGGATTGTCCTTGCCGGCTACAGGTCTTATGTTTATTGGCGGTTTAACCGCACTCCAATCTGTCACCATCATTGTTGCCATTCCTTCTATGGCCATGATGGTCATCCTTGCATGGTCATTTATAAAGTTAGCCAGAACTCATAAATAG
- a CDS encoding ParM/StbA family protein, whose amino-acid sequence MTQSRVAAVDVGNDALKGIFGKLESELYIPNVIAQDIEDRPVIGIEELDEKDPIDNIHIRVHSPALKENNAIYRVGNLATKSTNSTELDPGSSKSEEDQTLVMLFASLALDAVSDQNQKAFKRNHNVVEANYTLGTGLPLREVKEGKDVGYRAQLLGSVHQVEFLVTPKYQGIKVNIKFDEVKVYPEGFAAYINLVMDNQLNLINKDLIDKQILIQDIGGLSTDIAVIRNRNVDDDKAQGFNLGVAESLEAIREEIRSKHGVELDSRRDVVDIITRKNDRNHIMVKGSRTSVHDITDRILLELAKKQYRYLRNVWARNSQSEICYFVGGGSAVLKEYIKTLNNNLDGFNIEFFEDETESIWMMANAYYKLVSDNIRKSKKKEKAEATSSSK is encoded by the coding sequence ATGACTCAATCAAGAGTAGCGGCTGTTGATGTAGGTAATGATGCGTTAAAAGGGATTTTTGGAAAGTTAGAATCTGAATTATATATTCCGAATGTCATTGCACAGGATATTGAGGATCGACCGGTTATTGGAATTGAGGAACTAGATGAGAAAGACCCGATTGACAACATTCATATTCGAGTACACTCACCAGCATTGAAAGAGAACAACGCAATCTATCGAGTTGGGAATTTAGCAACAAAAAGTACAAATTCGACTGAACTAGACCCAGGTAGCAGTAAATCAGAAGAAGATCAAACACTTGTGATGCTCTTTGCTTCTTTAGCGCTTGATGCAGTCTCAGACCAAAACCAAAAAGCGTTTAAACGTAACCATAATGTAGTGGAAGCAAATTATACATTAGGAACGGGTCTTCCTCTTCGTGAAGTAAAAGAAGGGAAAGACGTAGGGTATCGCGCTCAATTATTAGGCTCCGTGCATCAAGTTGAGTTTCTAGTAACACCGAAGTATCAAGGAATCAAAGTAAATATCAAATTTGACGAAGTGAAAGTGTATCCAGAAGGATTCGCTGCCTATATTAACCTCGTTATGGACAACCAATTAAACTTGATTAACAAAGATTTAATAGATAAGCAGATTCTCATTCAAGATATTGGTGGTCTTTCGACAGATATTGCGGTCATTCGCAATCGAAATGTGGACGATGATAAGGCACAAGGATTTAATTTAGGTGTAGCCGAATCGCTAGAAGCAATTCGTGAGGAAATTAGGTCCAAACACGGAGTTGAACTCGATAGTCGTCGTGATGTCGTGGATATCATTACGAGGAAGAACGATCGTAACCATATCATGGTTAAAGGAAGCCGGACAAGCGTTCATGATATTACTGACCGAATCTTGCTTGAGCTTGCAAAGAAACAATACCGCTACTTACGTAATGTATGGGCGCGTAATTCTCAATCAGAAATTTGCTATTTCGTTGGGGGCGGTTCCGCAGTACTTAAAGAGTATATAAAAACGTTAAACAACAATCTGGATGGCTTTAACATTGAGTTCTTTGAAGACGAGACAGAGAGCATCTGGATGATGGCCAATGCTTACTATAAACTTGTATCTGATAACATTCGTAAATCGAAAAAGAAGGAAAAAGCAGAAGCAACCTCTTCATCAAAGTAG